A region of Elusimicrobiota bacterium DNA encodes the following proteins:
- a CDS encoding riboflavin synthase, whose translation MFTGIIQSKGRVTGRKGLRLEITAPLARARVGDSVAVNGVCLTIVRSSGPTKSRRLAFDLSQETLDRTTIGGWRPGRPVNLEPALRAGDPLGGHVVQGHVDGVGRLVARRVESGWGLFTFAFPPAMKDFFVDKGSVAIDGISLTLLKPKNGRFGVAVIPHTEAVTTLGEARPGEEVNLEADVLAKQVAALMKRGRRS comes from the coding sequence ATGTTCACAGGCATCATTCAATCCAAAGGGCGGGTAACGGGGCGAAAGGGTCTCCGTCTGGAAATCACGGCGCCGTTGGCTCGGGCGCGGGTGGGCGATTCCGTCGCGGTGAACGGCGTCTGCCTGACCATCGTTCGGTCTTCCGGCCCAACAAAATCACGGCGGCTGGCATTTGATTTGTCCCAAGAGACCTTGGACCGCACGACGATCGGCGGGTGGCGGCCGGGCCGACCGGTGAACCTGGAACCCGCGCTTCGGGCCGGGGACCCCCTGGGCGGCCATGTGGTGCAGGGTCATGTGGACGGGGTGGGACGGCTGGTGGCGCGCCGCGTGGAAAGCGGGTGGGGGTTGTTCACTTTCGCTTTTCCGCCCGCGATGAAGGATTTCTTTGTGGACAAGGGGTCGGTGGCCATCGACGGAATCAGCCTCACGCTGTTGAAACCGAAGAACGGCCGGTTCGGCGTGGCGGTCATTCCCCACACCGAGGCGGTTACCACGCTGGGCGAAGCCCGGCCCGGGGAGGAGGTCAACCTTGAAGCCGATGTGTTGGCCAAGCAGGTGGCGGCCCTGATGAAACGAGGGAGACGATCGTGA
- a CDS encoding bifunctional 3,4-dihydroxy-2-butanone-4-phosphate synthase/GTP cyclohydrolase II → MTFQTVVEALQDFRRGKPVIVVDDPGRENEGDVVIAAEKATPATINFMAKEARGLICVPMLGEQLDRLQINPMVERGEPREAAFTISVDAKKDVTTGISAQDRARTVRALADPRTRPEDLRRPGHIFPLRYKEGGVLVRSGHTEAAVDMARLAGLTPAAVICEIMNDDGSMSRLPSLLKFARRHGLKIVTIESLIAHRRRHEKLVRRLVSANLPTRFGLFQIHLYEDVPTGEHHAALVRGEVAGAKNVLVRVHSSCFTGDVLHSLRCDCGEQLEKAFEKINDEGIGVVLYMHQEGRGIGLMNKLHAYALQETGLDTVQANRKLGFAPDLREYGIGAQILADLGLTSVRLLTNNPKKIVGIEGHGLRVTQRVPLQVPANRHNRRYLATKRTKMGHQLEGV, encoded by the coding sequence GTGACCTTTCAAACGGTGGTGGAAGCGCTACAGGATTTTCGGCGGGGGAAACCCGTGATCGTGGTGGACGACCCCGGGCGCGAGAACGAAGGCGACGTGGTGATCGCGGCCGAGAAAGCGACCCCGGCGACGATCAATTTCATGGCGAAAGAGGCGCGGGGCCTTATTTGCGTCCCTATGCTGGGCGAACAACTGGACCGCCTCCAAATCAATCCCATGGTGGAACGCGGAGAGCCGCGGGAGGCGGCGTTTACGATTTCGGTGGACGCCAAAAAAGACGTCACCACCGGCATCTCCGCCCAAGACCGGGCGCGCACGGTCCGCGCCTTGGCGGATCCCCGCACCCGCCCCGAGGACCTGCGTCGGCCGGGCCACATTTTTCCGCTCCGCTACAAAGAGGGTGGCGTGCTGGTCCGCTCGGGCCACACGGAGGCCGCCGTGGATATGGCGCGCTTGGCCGGGCTCACCCCCGCCGCCGTCATCTGTGAAATCATGAACGACGACGGCTCCATGAGCCGCCTGCCTTCGCTCCTAAAATTCGCGCGGCGCCACGGCCTTAAAATCGTCACCATCGAAAGCCTGATCGCCCATCGTCGGCGGCACGAAAAATTGGTCCGTCGCTTGGTTTCGGCCAATCTGCCCACGCGGTTCGGCCTATTTCAAATTCATCTCTACGAGGACGTTCCGACGGGGGAACACCACGCCGCGCTCGTGCGGGGGGAGGTGGCCGGGGCCAAGAACGTGTTGGTGCGGGTTCATTCCTCCTGTTTTACGGGGGACGTGCTTCATTCCCTCCGTTGCGATTGCGGGGAACAGCTGGAGAAGGCTTTCGAAAAAATCAACGACGAGGGGATCGGCGTCGTGCTCTACATGCACCAGGAAGGGCGCGGCATCGGGCTCATGAACAAACTCCACGCCTACGCGCTTCAAGAAACGGGGCTCGACACCGTCCAGGCCAATCGAAAACTTGGGTTCGCGCCGGACCTCCGGGAATATGGGATCGGCGCGCAGATCCTGGCCGATCTGGGGTTGACCAGTGTCCGGCTTCTCACCAACAACCCAAAGAAAATTGTGGGAATTGAGGGGCACGGCTTGCGGGTGACCCAGCGGGTTCCTTTGCAGGTTCCCGCCAACCGGCACAACCGCCGTTACTTGGCCACCAAGCGGACCAAAATGGGCCATCAGTTGGAGGGGGTATGA
- a CDS encoding 6,7-dimethyl-8-ribityllumazine synthase → MRLSSALAGPELLEGRGRRFAVLVARFNGEITERLREACIRTLESHGGSARVVHVPGAFELPWAARRLARSKKFDAVIALGCIVRGQTPHDRYIAMEVARGLGQAALETDVPVLFGVLTPLNARQAKARAGHGPTNKGAECALAALEMANLARGL, encoded by the coding sequence ATGAGGCTTTCCTCCGCGTTGGCCGGTCCCGAACTCTTGGAGGGGCGGGGTCGCCGCTTCGCGGTCCTTGTGGCCCGGTTCAACGGCGAAATCACGGAACGCTTGCGGGAGGCCTGCATCCGCACGTTGGAGTCCCACGGAGGATCGGCGCGGGTGGTCCATGTGCCGGGCGCCTTTGAATTGCCTTGGGCGGCCCGCCGCTTGGCCCGGTCCAAAAAATTTGACGCCGTGATCGCCCTGGGGTGCATCGTCCGGGGCCAGACGCCCCACGACCGCTACATCGCCATGGAGGTCGCGCGCGGTCTGGGCCAGGCGGCGCTGGAGACCGACGTTCCCGTCCTCTTCGGCGTTCTCACCCCTCTGAACGCCCGCCAAGCGAAGGCCCGGGCGGGCCACGGACCGACCAACAAGGGCGCCGAATGCGCCCTCGCCGCTCTCGAAATGGCGAACCTGGCGCGGGGTCTTTAG
- the ligA gene encoding NAD-dependent DNA ligase LigA: MSRNVPSFQKQAEALRREIRRHDRLYYAEARPEISDAEYDRLLRNLKDIEAAHPECRSPDSPTQRVGGAAAADFRPVPHSVPMLSLDNTYDAADLSDWRDRVTKGLPPGEEPHYVVELKIDGVGLALLYEDGLLVRAATRGDGEIGEDVTGNAKTIRAIPLRLDGHPPRRLEVRGEVYVTKDDFRNFNRRAQEQGAETPFANPRNFAAGSLRQKDPRVTAERPLRAFVHSYGTVDGARFDSHGAFLQACRSFGLPVDGHTVRCQTFKEALAACLGFQKDRAVFPFEADGAVVKVDDIGHQRRLGFTFKSPRWAVAYKFPAAQATTRVHAVDLSVGRTGAITPVAKLEPVECGGVTLSSASLHNFDEIQRLGLRVGDWVLVERAGEVIPKVIQVILSKRPAETRPVFVPTECPACGGKIVRAKEAEVIYRCVNPACPAQIEKSLLHFASRDAMDIRGLGEAVVGELLQKKQVADLADLYRLRKDQLLTLEGFKEKKAENLLRGIQDSRSRPLSRFLHGLGIRDVGEKGALLLAERFGTLEKLMGATEEDLRGIHEVGPVMAESVAGFFRQPVARRLMEKFRGLGIDPVEAPRAAGPFTGATVVFTGGLTRLSRPEAERLVRELGGAASSSVSSQTSFVVAGGDAGSKLRRAQKLGVPVIDESEFLRRAGR; this comes from the coding sequence TTGAGCCGGAACGTTCCTTCCTTTCAAAAGCAGGCGGAGGCGCTTCGACGGGAGATTCGCCGCCATGACCGTTTGTATTATGCGGAGGCCCGGCCCGAGATTTCCGACGCCGAATACGACCGACTGCTCCGGAACCTGAAAGACATCGAAGCGGCTCACCCGGAGTGCCGTTCCCCTGATTCTCCCACCCAGCGCGTGGGCGGCGCCGCCGCCGCGGATTTCCGACCCGTTCCACATTCCGTTCCGATGTTGTCCTTGGACAACACCTACGATGCCGCGGACCTGTCCGATTGGCGGGACCGCGTGACGAAGGGGCTTCCGCCGGGGGAAGAGCCCCATTACGTGGTCGAACTCAAAATCGACGGCGTGGGTCTGGCTCTCCTCTACGAAGACGGCCTTTTGGTCCGCGCCGCCACCCGGGGCGACGGCGAAATCGGCGAAGACGTGACCGGAAACGCCAAGACCATCCGCGCCATTCCCCTGCGGTTAGATGGACATCCGCCCCGGCGACTGGAGGTTCGAGGCGAAGTTTATGTCACGAAGGATGATTTTCGGAATTTCAATCGTCGCGCCCAGGAGCAGGGGGCGGAAACGCCCTTCGCCAATCCGCGCAATTTCGCGGCGGGGAGCCTCCGCCAAAAAGATCCCCGCGTCACGGCGGAGCGCCCGCTCCGCGCTTTCGTTCATTCCTACGGAACGGTGGACGGGGCGCGTTTTGATTCGCACGGGGCGTTCCTCCAGGCCTGCCGTTCCTTCGGCCTGCCGGTGGACGGCCATACCGTGCGTTGTCAAACGTTTAAGGAGGCGCTGGCCGCCTGTCTGGGTTTTCAAAAAGACCGCGCCGTTTTCCCGTTCGAGGCGGACGGCGCGGTGGTGAAAGTGGATGACATCGGTCACCAACGGCGCCTGGGCTTCACCTTTAAGTCGCCCCGTTGGGCGGTGGCCTATAAGTTCCCCGCCGCCCAGGCGACGACGCGGGTCCATGCGGTGGACCTCTCCGTCGGCCGGACGGGAGCCATCACCCCGGTGGCTAAACTGGAGCCGGTGGAATGCGGGGGGGTCACCCTGTCCAGCGCGTCGCTTCACAACTTTGACGAGATCCAACGTCTGGGGCTCCGGGTCGGGGATTGGGTGCTGGTGGAGCGGGCGGGAGAAGTGATCCCCAAGGTGATCCAGGTCATTCTTTCCAAGCGTCCGGCCGAGACCCGGCCGGTGTTCGTGCCGACGGAATGCCCCGCCTGCGGCGGGAAGATCGTTCGGGCCAAAGAGGCCGAAGTCATTTATCGATGCGTGAACCCGGCCTGCCCCGCCCAAATAGAAAAAAGCCTTCTCCATTTCGCGAGTCGGGACGCCATGGACATTCGGGGCTTGGGGGAAGCGGTGGTGGGGGAACTGCTCCAAAAAAAACAGGTGGCCGACCTGGCGGACCTGTATCGCCTCCGGAAAGACCAACTCCTGACGTTGGAAGGGTTTAAAGAAAAGAAAGCGGAAAACCTGCTCCGGGGCATTCAGGATTCCCGCTCTCGCCCGCTGTCCCGGTTCCTGCATGGGTTGGGGATTCGCGACGTGGGGGAGAAGGGGGCTCTTTTATTGGCCGAACGTTTCGGCACGTTGGAAAAGCTGATGGGCGCCACGGAGGAGGACCTGCGGGGCATCCACGAGGTGGGGCCCGTCATGGCGGAATCGGTGGCGGGGTTTTTCCGCCAGCCCGTGGCGCGGCGGCTCATGGAGAAGTTTCGGGGGCTGGGGATCGATCCTGTGGAGGCTCCCCGCGCGGCCGGGCCTTTCACCGGGGCGACCGTGGTTTTTACCGGGGGGCTCACCCGTCTTTCCCGGCCCGAGGCGGAACGCCTCGTGCGGGAGCTGGGCGGGGCCGCCTCGTCTTCCGTGTCCAGCCAAACGTCGTTCGTGGTGGCGGGCGGCGACGCGGGGTCCAAATTGCGCCGGGCCCAGAAGTTGGGCGTCCCGGTCATCGACGAAAGCGAGTTCCTCCGCCGGGCGGGTCGGTGA
- a CDS encoding regulatory protein RecX, translated as MDQALRLLKFRARSEQEMAERLQKKGFSAEWAQQTVARLRELNLLNDAALARDMTESRRRGGRGDHRIRQELRKRGLPKAVADQALGGVAAESGAERAWGALQKRAARLKGLDRDAAYRRLHGHLVRQGFGVDDVRGALKRFFSGEPEGWGTNEP; from the coding sequence ATGGACCAAGCGCTTCGCCTCCTTAAGTTCAGGGCGCGGAGCGAACAGGAAATGGCCGAACGCCTCCAAAAAAAAGGCTTTTCGGCGGAATGGGCGCAACAGACGGTGGCGCGTTTGCGGGAGTTGAACCTTCTAAACGACGCGGCGCTGGCCCGGGACATGACGGAATCCCGTCGACGGGGGGGCCGCGGGGACCATCGAATCCGGCAGGAACTCCGGAAACGGGGTCTTCCCAAGGCGGTGGCGGATCAGGCCTTGGGCGGCGTTGCGGCGGAAAGCGGCGCCGAACGGGCGTGGGGCGCTTTGCAAAAGCGCGCGGCGCGTCTGAAGGGGCTGGATCGGGACGCGGCGTACCGCCGGTTGCACGGCCATTTGGTGCGGCAAGGGTTTGGCGTCGACGATGTTCGCGGCGCACTTAAACGATTCTTCTCGGGCGAGCCCGAAGGATGGGGGACTAACGAACCATGA
- the nusB gene encoding transcription antitermination factor NusB, with translation MGLRRQSREAALQILYLADIARLKADRAAAIIWAGADYPPKAQHFADILASGALSHQAEIDLLITKYADNWEISRMAAVDRNILRLAAFEILTELDTPISVVIDEAVEIAKTFSTVDSGKFVNGILDRIKADRPALPPVSSTDGQRELF, from the coding sequence ATGGGCCTTCGACGCCAGTCCCGGGAGGCGGCCCTTCAGATTCTCTATTTGGCCGACATCGCGCGCCTCAAAGCCGACCGCGCGGCCGCGATCATTTGGGCCGGCGCCGACTATCCTCCCAAAGCCCAACATTTCGCCGACATCCTGGCTTCCGGGGCTCTGTCCCACCAGGCGGAAATCGACCTGCTGATCACCAAGTATGCGGACAACTGGGAGATCTCGCGCATGGCGGCCGTGGACCGGAACATTCTCCGTTTGGCGGCTTTCGAGATCCTGACCGAGTTGGACACGCCCATTTCCGTCGTGATCGACGAGGCGGTGGAAATCGCCAAAACATTTTCCACCGTGGATTCCGGGAAGTTCGTCAACGGTATTTTAGACCGGATCAAGGCGGACCGTCCCGCCCTACCCCCTGTCTCGTCCACCGACGGCCAGCGGGAGCTCTTTTAA
- the purH gene encoding bifunctional phosphoribosylaminoimidazolecarboxamide formyltransferase/IMP cyclohydrolase translates to MKKICEIRRALISVSSKDHIVDFAHGLSELGVEILSTGGTSKTLRQAEIRVRDVSDLTGFPEILDGRVKTLHPKVFGGLLSLRGKESHTKDMEKYDIPPIDLVVVNLYPFESICGDASLPESELLEYIDIGGSALLRAASKNYHGVAPLVDPEDYASVLEELKERGKLSVDTRRRLAAKAFGHTAHYDAVIASVFRQKAKTQEFPVEFAPGLRKKADLRYGENPHQKAALYQESGTRAWGVVGAKVLQGKQVSFNNYMDCDAAWRLVSSFSSPAAVIIKHNNPCGVAEGESLGDAFRQAYAADSVSAFGGVVGFNRAVDGEAAQEMSKLFLECVIAPGFHPEARDILGKKTNLRLLEQPTLLADPYEWDIRRISGGFLVQEQDAPRPVDMKVVSRRAPSPEELMSLAFAWQVGKHVKSNAIVLARGRVTVGIGAGQMSRIDSLKVAHMKLRVPGLEVKRPLPLVMASDGFFPFRDTVDEAAKIGVSAIIQPGGSVRDEESVTAANEHGLAMVITSVRHFRH, encoded by the coding sequence ATGAAAAAAATCTGTGAAATCCGACGCGCTTTGATTTCCGTTTCGAGCAAAGACCATATCGTGGACTTCGCCCACGGTCTCTCTGAATTGGGTGTTGAAATTCTTTCCACCGGCGGGACGTCCAAAACTCTCCGCCAGGCGGAGATCCGGGTCCGGGACGTTTCCGATTTAACGGGTTTCCCCGAAATTCTCGACGGCCGAGTCAAAACCCTGCACCCCAAGGTGTTCGGGGGACTCCTTTCCCTTCGCGGCAAAGAGAGTCACACGAAAGACATGGAAAAGTACGACATTCCGCCCATCGATCTCGTGGTGGTGAACCTCTATCCCTTCGAATCCATTTGCGGGGACGCGAGCCTTCCAGAGTCGGAATTGCTGGAATACATCGACATCGGGGGGTCCGCGCTCCTCCGGGCGGCCTCCAAGAATTATCACGGTGTGGCCCCGCTTGTGGACCCGGAAGATTATGCCTCGGTTTTGGAGGAGCTGAAAGAACGCGGAAAGCTGTCCGTGGACACGCGCCGACGGCTCGCCGCCAAGGCCTTCGGCCACACGGCCCACTACGACGCCGTGATCGCCTCGGTCTTTCGTCAAAAAGCCAAAACCCAGGAATTTCCCGTGGAGTTCGCCCCCGGCCTTCGGAAAAAAGCCGACCTCCGCTACGGGGAAAACCCCCACCAAAAAGCCGCCCTCTATCAGGAGTCCGGCACCCGGGCCTGGGGCGTGGTCGGCGCCAAGGTTCTGCAGGGCAAACAGGTGTCGTTCAATAATTACATGGACTGCGATGCGGCGTGGCGGCTGGTGTCGTCTTTCTCCAGCCCCGCCGCGGTCATCATCAAACACAACAATCCCTGCGGGGTGGCCGAAGGCGAGAGTTTGGGGGATGCTTTCCGCCAGGCCTACGCGGCCGATTCGGTTTCGGCCTTCGGCGGGGTCGTGGGGTTTAACCGCGCGGTGGACGGCGAGGCGGCCCAGGAAATGTCCAAACTCTTTTTAGAGTGCGTGATCGCCCCGGGTTTTCATCCGGAAGCCCGGGACATTTTGGGCAAGAAAACGAACCTTCGATTGTTGGAACAGCCCACTCTATTAGCCGACCCCTACGAGTGGGACATCCGCCGAATCTCCGGCGGGTTCCTTGTTCAAGAACAGGACGCCCCTCGCCCGGTGGACATGAAAGTCGTCTCGCGGCGGGCGCCGTCGCCCGAAGAGTTGATGTCGTTGGCCTTCGCCTGGCAGGTGGGCAAACACGTGAAGTCGAACGCCATTGTCCTGGCCCGGGGACGCGTGACGGTCGGAATCGGCGCCGGCCAAATGTCCCGAATCGACTCCCTTAAAGTCGCCCACATGAAGCTTCGCGTTCCCGGCCTGGAGGTGAAACGGCCCTTGCCTCTGGTGATGGCTTCGGACGGATTCTTCCCCTTTCGGGACACGGTGGATGAAGCGGCCAAAATCGGCGTCTCGGCGATCATCCAACCCGGCGGCAGTGTCCGGGACGAGGAAAGCGTGACCGCGGCCAACGAACACGGCCTGGCCATGGTCATTACTTCGGTCCGGCATTTCCGTCATTGA